AATAACTTTAGACAATATATAAAAAAAGCAGCAACCAAATAAGGTTGTTGCTTTAGAGTTTTGACAAAAGGAACAAGAATTTCGCTCTTGATGCCTTTTGTCATTTTTATTATTTGGAAATGGCATTTTGCTAACAAAGTGAATATACTCTTCAAGCGTAGCATCTTCTACATTTTCCATGTTCCGCATAATCACTTTATTTAGTTGATTGGAGCGGAGGGCGGCGACTCCTGCGGGAACGCACAGAACGTAAGACGCAACAAACCGCGCGTAGCGAGGGTTGCGGCTTACGTGTGTGCCCGCGGAAAGCGTCCGCACGCAGCGGAAATCAACTGCAGTCGTCACTATTTGTGCATATTAATAAAAGAAATAATTCACTAACAATCCGATTCCTAATAGGAAACCGAAGAATGTATTTGTTTGCGCTGTATATTTCATCGCTGGCATTACTTCCTTGGCTTCTTTTTTATCGCGGAAAATTTGGATAGCACGTAGCGGCTTCGGTATACTTAGGAAAATAATAAGCGCCCAAAAAGTAATACCATCAATTGCTACTAATGCAATGACCCATAGGTACGAAACGATGAAAAAGCCAGATAATACAGAAATAGCACGGTCACGGCCTACTAAGATGGCAAGCGTTTTACGTCCACCTTCTGTATCCCCAACGATATCACGAATATTATTAGATAGCATAATGCCACCAACTAAAATCATACTCGGAATAGAAAGTAAAACCGCATCTAATGTTACAGTAAGTGTTTGAATATAAAAGGCGATTAAGACAATACCCATACCCATGACTGCCCCTGAAACAAGCTCTCCAAATGGTGAATATGCGATAGGATATGGTCCTCCTGTATATAGAAAACCAATCAGCATACAAACTAGTCCAACTGCAACAAGCCACCAAGAAGTTGAGGCACAAATATAAATGCCAAGAAGCATGGCTAGTGCATAAAAGCTTAAAGCAATCATCATAATTGTTTTCGGCTGCACACCGTGACGGACAATCGTGCCGCCAATGCCGACAGAATGTTCATTATCTAATCCTAGCTTGTAATCATAATATTCGTTGAACATATTAGTTGCTGCTTGAATTAGCATACTAGCAATCAGCATAGCAAAAAATAGTCCAAAATTAATTGTTTCTTTTTCAATTGCAAGAGCAATCGCTGTTCCTAAAAATACTGGAACGAATGAAGCGGTTAAAGTATGTGGGCGCGTTAAATGCCACCAAACTTTAAAACCCCTATCAGCTTCAATGACTTTGGTCATAAGGTCTTTCTCTCCTTCAACTATTGTAGACTCTTCTTATTTTATACGAAGAAAGAGAAAATGGATAGGTTCACAGCTTATTACATACAGTTATGTTTAAAAAAATGATACAATAGTACATGCATTTGAGAGATGGGAATATAAATTAAGCTAATCGTAGCAGTAGAAAGACTAAAGCCGTCAAACAAATAGGATGGCTATTTTAGCGCAATAAGTAATGCTAAAGACGGATGTCACAGATGTTTTTGTGTGTGAAATCGAAGCGACAGACGTATGATGTTATGTACGTGGAATTTATAGCAACACGTACTATGACGCGAAAACATAATTGATTATGTACATTGCAATAACGGAGGTAATTTTCATGCAACAGAAGTGGTACCAAGCCACAGAAGTAGAAGTGGACTCTTTGGGCCAAAACCTTCATTTTTATATGGAAACAATCGAAGTAAGTCGCTTATCGGCTCTTGCATTTTATGCAGCGGGCGAGGAGCGTTATAAAGGTGAACGATTTTATTGGCAAAATAGAGAAAAAACAATGACATTAGTTGGGCTAGGACATGCCCATACAATTCAAAATAACGCAAAAAGTGACCGCTTTGATGCTGTAGAGGCAGAATGGAAAAGCTTAACGAAAAATTGCGTAAAAGGTCAGGCTGAACTACAACCAATTTTGTTTGGTGGTTTTACATTTGATCCTCAAAATAGTGTGAATGGTGAGTGGACAGACTTTCCAGAGGCTTATTTTGCCTTGGCAACGTATCAGCTCGTATTACGTGATGACAAAGCCTATGTAAGTATAAACCTTATCGCAAAAGCGACGCAGGCAGATGAACAATTTGAAGCGTTGCGTAAAGAGCGAGATCATTTAATCCATGCTGCACAAGTAAAAGAAGTGAAAATGTATGCGAAGCCTGAAATAAATGATTATTTCGAGCCCTATAAGGAACCATATTTAGCGTCAATTGACCAGGTAACAGCACTGATTAAGGCAAAGCAAGCAGATAAAGTCGTAATAGCACGATCACTTGCACTGCAATTTAAGGAACAAGTAACTTCACCTCAAGTATTAGCTCAAATTATTCACGAACAGCCTGAAAGTTATTTGTTTGGGCTAGAGTGGAAAGATTTATTATTTTTTGGAGCATCTCCAGAGCGACTTGTAAAAGTGGAAAATGGTCTTGCCTACTCATCATGCGTTGCAGGGTCAATTCAACGAGGTAAAACAGCTGAGGAAGATAACGCATATGGACAAAGCTTATTAAATGATCCGAAAAATGGTGGCGAACATCAATATGTAGTCGATATGATTGCGGATACGTTCCGTAAAAACTGTGTTGCGATGAAAATACCAGATGGACCACGCTTATTAAAAATTAGAGATATTCAACATTTATATACACCAGTTGAAGGTCAGCTTAATAACGAGGCAACCATTTTACAGTTAACGAAGCATTTGCATCCAACGCCAGCTTTAGGCGGTGTGCCAAGAAAAGAGGCAATGACCGCTATACGTAAATACGAGCCGATGAATCGCGGGCTTTATGCTGCACCAATTGGTTGGTTAGATGCAGAGGGGAATGGGGAATTCGCTGTTGCGATTCGTTCAGCAGCTTTAATAAAAGATAAAGCTTATTTATATGCAGGTGGCGGTATTGTAGCTGATTCAGAGCCACAATCTGAGTATGAGGAAACATTAGTGAAATTCCGTCCGATGCTTCGAGCGTTAGGAGGACAAGTACATGAGTGAACGGAAAATATTGACTGATTATGTTTATAAAATGGTTGCATCACTAGTGCATGCAGGTGTCCAACATGTTGTTGTAAGCCCAGGATCACGTTCGACACCATTAGCCTATGCTTTTGCCTCAACAAAGCAACTGACAATGTACCGACAAGTAGATGAACGAGCGGCTGCATTTTTTGCGCTAGGGATTGCTAAGTCTACTGCTAAGCCAGTCGTGTTGTTATGTACATCAGGCACTGCTGCTGCAAACTATTATCCTGCTATTGTAGAAGCAAGTTATGCGCGAGTACCTTTAATTGTCATAACAGCCGATCGACCACATGAATTACGTGAGGTAGGAGCACCACAGGCTATTAATCAGACAAATTTATATGGGGCACATGTAAAGTGGAGTGTTGATTT
The genomic region above belongs to Lysinibacillus sp. FSL W8-0992 and contains:
- a CDS encoding 1,4-dihydroxy-2-naphthoate polyprenyltransferase yields the protein MTKVIEADRGFKVWWHLTRPHTLTASFVPVFLGTAIALAIEKETINFGLFFAMLIASMLIQAATNMFNEYYDYKLGLDNEHSVGIGGTIVRHGVQPKTIMMIALSFYALAMLLGIYICASTSWWLVAVGLVCMLIGFLYTGGPYPIAYSPFGELVSGAVMGMGIVLIAFYIQTLTVTLDAVLLSIPSMILVGGIMLSNNIRDIVGDTEGGRKTLAILVGRDRAISVLSGFFIVSYLWVIALVAIDGITFWALIIFLSIPKPLRAIQIFRDKKEAKEVMPAMKYTAQTNTFFGFLLGIGLLVNYFFY
- a CDS encoding isochorismate synthase, with the protein product MQQKWYQATEVEVDSLGQNLHFYMETIEVSRLSALAFYAAGEERYKGERFYWQNREKTMTLVGLGHAHTIQNNAKSDRFDAVEAEWKSLTKNCVKGQAELQPILFGGFTFDPQNSVNGEWTDFPEAYFALATYQLVLRDDKAYVSINLIAKATQADEQFEALRKERDHLIHAAQVKEVKMYAKPEINDYFEPYKEPYLASIDQVTALIKAKQADKVVIARSLALQFKEQVTSPQVLAQIIHEQPESYLFGLEWKDLLFFGASPERLVKVENGLAYSSCVAGSIQRGKTAEEDNAYGQSLLNDPKNGGEHQYVVDMIADTFRKNCVAMKIPDGPRLLKIRDIQHLYTPVEGQLNNEATILQLTKHLHPTPALGGVPRKEAMTAIRKYEPMNRGLYAAPIGWLDAEGNGEFAVAIRSAALIKDKAYLYAGGGIVADSEPQSEYEETLVKFRPMLRALGGQVHE